A stretch of DNA from Novipirellula galeiformis:
GCTCGGCAACCGATTCGATTTGTAGTTGAATTGCTTGACCGACCTGCACGGATTGGGCGTATCGTTCAGGAACCGTGCCGCGAAATCGCAGCGGATGGGTACGAACGACGACCGCGACCGCTTGACCGACCGACAAATACGTTCCTGGCGCCACTTGACGGTTCAAAACAAATCCGTCCAACGGAGCCGGGATAACGGCGTCTTTCAATCGCTCGCGTGCCACGGCGAGCTCCACTTGGCGAAGCTCGATTAAGGCGATTTTTTCACGCACGCCGTTGACCGCCGAAGCGTAACGTGCTTCGGCAACACGTTCGGCTGCGGCAGCAAGATCGTACTCGCCTTGCGACATCGCGTTCTGTTTTTGCAACGATGCGATTCGCTCAAGGCTACTTTGCGTTTCTTTCCAAAGTGCCCGCTCCTGACGCACGGGGGGCGCGTTTTCAGGATCGAGTTTCTCGATCGGATCCCCCGCTCGCAACCCCACCGACGATCTCGCTTGTAACAGCTGAGCTTCCGCCTGTTGAACCTCCAATAGAAAATCTTCTTGGTCCAGGGTTACCAACGGATCACCGGCCTTGACGGCGTCTCCGACGTCTCCATGAACCTCCGCTACCCGACCGGCAACTTTGGCGCCGACGACCGATTGCTCATCTGCGTACAGACTGCCTTGACTGCGGACGGTTTTAGGCCATCGCGTCATCTGCAACGCAACCACATGCGCTTCGATGGTTTCCACCGCCTTGGCTTGACGTTCGACACTCTGCTCCTTCGGCGAGCCACAGCCGGCACATAGGAACACGCATATCACCGGTAGTGCAAGGAATCGCATGGGCATCAAGCCACCAAGTGGGAAGGGACACGGCAGGAAGGGGCAGGAACCTTCGCAAAGTTCCTGGGGGGGGGAGTCTCGCTTGCGATGCAGCATTATAGTCAAGAATCCTCCCTTGGAAACGTTGCGGCGGCAAAGAAACTTTCCCTGAGCGTTTCCGCTAACGCAGGCCCCGCGAGTCGAAGCCGAGCGGCCATGAAGCTGATACCCGAACGGTTCATCCAGACACTTCCCTCCTGCGTGCTCGTCCCTCCTGCTTACTCGTCGCCCCTTTTCAGCTCACGCCGATTCAAGCTTAAAAGCGTGCCGCGGCTTGAGCGGGACTCTCTCCATCCAGCTTGCTTCTGTGTACGGATGGCATTGTGCCCGCGTCGCCATGCTTTTTGCCCGGCAAGGCGACCAAGCGCTCAGAAAACGCCTGTGCATTGATAGGTTGCTGCGTTAAAACGATGCGAATGAAGACGGTTCGAAAGTTGGTTCGTCGTTCGCATTCCGCTTGCTCACCGCACCGCGATCGTGGGAGCCGCGGAATCCGTTTGCAAAGCAAAAGAATCGCGAATTGATTTATGTTCAACCGTTCGCCACTCCGTCATTGTCGCAATCATTCACGAAAGCACCGCCATGGGCAGAAGTTTTGAAGTCCGCAAAGTATCGATGGCCAAAACGGCCGCACAAAAAACCAAGGTCTACTCAAAGTACGGCAAACAGATCTACGTGATGGCGAAGAACGGCGGGGCACCGGCCGCAAATTCGGCATTGCGCAGTCTGATCGAGAAAGCCAAACGCGACCAAGTGCCCGCACATGTGATCGAAAAGGCTCTCGACAAAGCCAACGGTGTCGGGGGCGAGGATTACGTGGCGGCTCGCTACGAAGGATTCGGACCGGGAGGATCTTCGTTTATTATCGATTGCTTGACGGACAACAACAATCGCACCATCACGGACGTTCGAAATTGCTTTACCAAGACAGGCTCGAAGTTTGGCGCCCCCGGATCGGTCGCCCACGCATTTGAGCACTTGGCAATCCTCGCCTTCAAAGGCGAGAACACCGATCAAGTCCTCGAAGCGTTATTGTCCGCCGACGTCGACGTCACCGATGTGGAATGCGAAAACGGGCAAGTGACCGTATTTGCTCCTTCCACTGAGTTTGCCAAGGCGAAACAAGCATTGTTGGATACATTCCCAGACACCGAAATCGAAGTCGAGGAAATCAGCTTTATCCCACAAACGCGTACGGAGATTAGCTCCGACGATATGCCGATGTTCGACAAATTTGTCAACATGCTCAATGAATGTGATGACGTCCAGGAGATCTATCACAACGCGACGCTGCCAAGCTAACCACTTGCAAACGAGCCACGAAACGAGCCACTACAAGATTGCCGATGCTCACTCTGGGACGCTCGGGTTCGGGAAATCAAGCTTGATTGCCCCTCCCCCTCGTTGATTACGGTCTACGATAAGGGAGGCGGCTCCCTGCGCACGGCCGTTTGGGCCCATCCGCTCGTCCCCCTAAAAATGGCTCGTGCCCTAAGAAAGCCTCGGGCCCTAAGCAAGTCGTTCATTAAAAAAGCGTACCTTTCGAAGGTCGGATGTTGCGGACTCCCCAAAGGACCATGGCTGCGGAGCCCTTGATCTGGCGTCCGTTCCCAACTCGATGATTGAGTAGGTTAGCATGAATACGGTCTCAAAACGCGTCCTGCTCACGGGCGCAAGCGGTTATATCGGAGGCCGGTTACTTCCCCTGATCGAAGCGCGTGGCGTGAAGGTTCGCTGTCTTGCCCGCCGCCCCGAACATCTCCAATCACGCCTCGGTGCTGGCACCGAGGTCGTTGCCGGCGATGTGCTTGATGCCCCATCGCTGGACGGCGCCTTCGCGGGAGTCGACACCGCTTTCTATCTGATCCATTCGATGGGGTCGAGTGGATCATTCGAGGACCAAGACCGAGTGGCCGCCCGCAATTTCGCGGATGCGGCAAAGCGAGCCGGAGTCACCCGCATTGTGTATCTCGGAGGACTTGGTGAAGACAACGATGCACTCTCCGCCCATCTACGTAGCCGCCATGAAGTCGGCGAGGTCCTGCGTCAATCGGGATGTCAGGTGATCGAATTTCGCGCCTCGATCGTGATCGGCTCGGGAAGTCTTTCATTCGAGTTAGTCCGGGCGTTAGTGCAACGGTTGCCAATGATGATCTGTCCAAAATGGGTACGCGTGCAAGCTCAGCCGATCGCGATTGAAGATCTATTGCAATACCTGATCGCAGCGATCGATTTTCCTGGTTCGCAAAGTCGCACCTTTGAAATCGGCGGGCCCGACCAAGTCAGCTACGGCGAGATCATGAAAGAGTACGCACGGCAACGTGGGCTACGCCGCATCTTCATTTCCGTCCCCCTGCTAACGCCTCGGCTATCGAGTTTATGGCTCGGTTTGGTCACGCCAGTTTACGCTCGCATTGGCCGCAAGCTGATCGATAGCATGAAGAATCCCACGGTGGTCAAAGACGCCGCCGTACTCACGGAATTCCCAATCCAACCGCGTGGTTTGGCGGAGGCGATCCGTCGCGCACTGGGTAACGAAGATCACGATTTCGCTCAAACGCGTTGGTCCGATGCCCTCTCCTCTTCACGCGGGATGATGGCTTGGGGCGGCGTCCGATTTGGCAGCCGAATCATTGACTCTCGCACGGCATGGGTCGCGGTCCCACCCGCCCGGGCGTTTGCTCCGATCCGTAAAATCGGAGGCTCTCAAGGTTGGTATTACGCCAACTTCTTATGGACGATCCGCGGCTGGATGGATCTGGTGTGGGGAGGGATCGGACGCCGTCGAGCACGCCGCGATCCCGAGCATCTGCACGTTGGCGATGTCCTCGATTGGTGGCGGGTGGAAGCTTACGAGCCCAACCAACGTTTAAGGTTGTTAGCGGAGATGAAGGTCCCCGGCCGCGCCTGGCTCGAATTTGAAGTCCAACCGTGCAACGAGGGGACGACGATTCGGCAAACGGCGATCTTCGATCCCGTTGGGGTCATGGGACTTGTTTATTGGTATGGAATCTATCCGCTGCACGCCTTGGTGTTCCGCGGCATGCTACGCAACATCGCGATTGCCGCGGAGCGTCAAGCCGACCTCGAGAACGAATCCTCGCCCTAACGGCCCAAAAGGGGCGTTGGCTCATCGGGGGCACCGTTGATAATGCGTGAGACACGTTTTCTCGCTGAGCGACGGCGTCGCATGCAAACTGGCACGCCAGCTTGTATGATAGGCGGCTTGCCTCTCTCGCCCGAGTTCTCCCTCATTCGCAGAGTTCAACATGAAGTCACGTTCATCGCTTGCCCCCAACGTGCCCGCCAATCCGAGCGTCAATCCGAGCGTCCAACACAAGGTCGCCCCGAAAAAGCTCGCCCGACGTCAATTTTTGAAACAGGCCACCGCGACAACGGTCGCCACCGCAGGCGTGTTTGGATGTCCCGCGATTCTGCGGAGTGCTTCACCCAACTCCATGCTACAGGTCGCCAGCATCGGAGTGGGCGGAATGGGCCGTGCTACGATGAACAGCGTGGCCTCGCATCCCAAAGCGAAAATCACCGCACTCTGCGACGTGGACGCGAACTATCTCGATCAAGCGAGCAAAACCCACTCGGACGCATCGCGACACAAGGATTGGCGGGAAATGTTGGCCGAGCACGCTGACAAATTTGACGCAGTCACGATTGGGACCCCCGATCACATGCACGCCGCTCCGGCCGTAACGGCGATTCGTGCCAACAAGCATGTCTATCTGCAAAAGCCAATGGCCACCACATTGCACGAATGCCGTGTAATCACCAACGAAGCGGCAAAGGCCGGTGTGACCACTCAACTGGGAAACCAAGGTCGCTCGAGTATCGAAAGCCGGCTGACGGTCGATCTGATTCGTAGCGGTGTGATTGGCAAGATCAAGGAGGTCATCTTGTGGGAGAACAAGCCTCTGAGTTGGTGGCCCAAGAATACCGACATCGACGGTCCCGGTGATGCGGTTCCCGCTCACTTGGACTGGGACTTGTGGCTCGGCGTGCAACAGCCCCGCCCCTATTTCAAAAACACCTATCATCCCCAAACTTGGCGTGCCTGGTACGGATTTGGCGTCGGTGAAATGGGAGACATGGGATGCCACCATTTCGACATCAGCTTTGATGCCTTGAGATTGACCGCGCCTCTTCGCGTGCGTCAACTGACGCCCGGAAGCAGCGGCCCGCTGTGGGGCAAACAACGGCAGGTCGAGCTGGTCTTTCC
This window harbors:
- a CDS encoding efflux RND transporter periplasmic adaptor subunit, which gives rise to MRFLALPVICVFLCAGCGSPKEQSVERQAKAVETIEAHVVALQMTRWPKTVRSQGSLYADEQSVVGAKVAGRVAEVHGDVGDAVKAGDPLVTLDQEDFLLEVQQAEAQLLQARSSVGLRAGDPIEKLDPENAPPVRQERALWKETQSSLERIASLQKQNAMSQGEYDLAAAAERVAEARYASAVNGVREKIALIELRQVELAVARERLKDAVIPAPLDGFVLNRQVAPGTYLSVGQAVAVVVRTHPLRFRGTVPERYAQSVQVGQAIQLQIESVAEPRKAHVTRVSPALDQRSRALSFEALIDNEDQSLRAGLFAEAEVVIQPDAEALVVPESAITEFAGAVKAWKVVDGMSVEQEVRIGTRREQGLEIVQGLELGDVILRDAAEGRVAKVNPILDPALADSSITAPLGAN
- a CDS encoding Gfo/Idh/MocA family protein; its protein translation is MKSRSSLAPNVPANPSVNPSVQHKVAPKKLARRQFLKQATATTVATAGVFGCPAILRSASPNSMLQVASIGVGGMGRATMNSVASHPKAKITALCDVDANYLDQASKTHSDASRHKDWREMLAEHADKFDAVTIGTPDHMHAAPAVTAIRANKHVYLQKPMATTLHECRVITNEAAKAGVTTQLGNQGRSSIESRLTVDLIRSGVIGKIKEVILWENKPLSWWPKNTDIDGPGDAVPAHLDWDLWLGVQQPRPYFKNTYHPQTWRAWYGFGVGEMGDMGCHHFDISFDALRLTAPLRVRQLTPGSSGPLWGKQRQVELVFPGSDMTARDTVKLTWHDGDLRPDASRITLPKGVDELPESGTFWVGETGSIYKNYRRGNPVVLPESKLSADKYPSGFAKQNHYHDWVDGVVEGRKPCGDFNHGGPLTESILVGAMADRVSGEWLDWDTKTQTFTNSPAANALVRREYRDGWKVEGLG
- a CDS encoding SDR family oxidoreductase — protein: MNTVSKRVLLTGASGYIGGRLLPLIEARGVKVRCLARRPEHLQSRLGAGTEVVAGDVLDAPSLDGAFAGVDTAFYLIHSMGSSGSFEDQDRVAARNFADAAKRAGVTRIVYLGGLGEDNDALSAHLRSRHEVGEVLRQSGCQVIEFRASIVIGSGSLSFELVRALVQRLPMMICPKWVRVQAQPIAIEDLLQYLIAAIDFPGSQSRTFEIGGPDQVSYGEIMKEYARQRGLRRIFISVPLLTPRLSSLWLGLVTPVYARIGRKLIDSMKNPTVVKDAAVLTEFPIQPRGLAEAIRRALGNEDHDFAQTRWSDALSSSRGMMAWGGVRFGSRIIDSRTAWVAVPPARAFAPIRKIGGSQGWYYANFLWTIRGWMDLVWGGIGRRRARRDPEHLHVGDVLDWWRVEAYEPNQRLRLLAEMKVPGRAWLEFEVQPCNEGTTIRQTAIFDPVGVMGLVYWYGIYPLHALVFRGMLRNIAIAAERQADLENESSP
- a CDS encoding YebC/PmpR family DNA-binding transcriptional regulator — encoded protein: MGRSFEVRKVSMAKTAAQKTKVYSKYGKQIYVMAKNGGAPAANSALRSLIEKAKRDQVPAHVIEKALDKANGVGGEDYVAARYEGFGPGGSSFIIDCLTDNNNRTITDVRNCFTKTGSKFGAPGSVAHAFEHLAILAFKGENTDQVLEALLSADVDVTDVECENGQVTVFAPSTEFAKAKQALLDTFPDTEIEVEEISFIPQTRTEISSDDMPMFDKFVNMLNECDDVQEIYHNATLPS